A genomic window from Carassius auratus strain Wakin chromosome 19, ASM336829v1, whole genome shotgun sequence includes:
- the LOC113120246 gene encoding uncharacterized protein LOC113120246 produces MAAGLMKRYREAGEAAPKVMYVDRDCCSQYGQSRVKIMFSEWDELVVRLDIWHFMRRFAAGVTTEAHPLYGIFMARLSTCIFQWDPEDVAALCSAKEGDLAAKKTGHISEKAVSARITRRELALHCRRRTRGVEETTRLIRSLIDQFDSADGKDTLGVPLLDHEQIQQIWKEQRKHVQCIQDPEDFPLYMKTGTLKKGGVELCCYRCARGSTSLESLHFHLNRFIPGTSASDAHFQAYLLEGLMRWNDDRMEDAIKRASSIRTYGSAMSEAVDWLSRTVFAKPWDERYRPPGAYTGELLEIEYLYSQTGKTLTPVLQNPEEEDRLVEEVDDHDLLDEGFEEESMEDITVPVLYEDDPCLRNSPSSLPLPQSPASLAEPSTSSGGEGQHLAPASSVLSQPSDIGSSVSSEAQVRHSIFRQLFTSFSHTDLKSKEAVLNSSPHSPKVCMFCMSLFVSTPDSDNQLIRSELHCD; encoded by the exons ATGGCAGCTGGTCTGATGAAACGATACCGAGAGGCAGGAGAGGCAGCCCCAAAAGTGATGTACGTGGACAGGGACTGCTGCAGTCAGTACGGCCAATCGCGGGTGAAGATCATGTTTTCGGAGTGGGATGAGCTTGTAGTGCGCCTCGACATCTGGCACTTCATGCGGCGATTTGCTGCAGGTGTCACGACAGAGGCTCATCCGCTCTACGGGATCTTCATGGCACGTCTGTCCACGTGCATCTTTCAGTGGGATCCAGAGGATGTGGCTGCTCTTTGCTCCGCAAAAGAGGGTGACCTGGCGGCAAAGAAGACTGGCCACATCTCAGAAAAGGCGGTCAGTGCTCGCATTACCCGGAGGGAGTTGGCACTGCACTGCCGGAGGAGGACCAGGGGGGTGGAGGAGACCACCAGATTGATTAGGTCACTGATTGATCAGTTTGACAGTGCGGATGGGAAGGACACCCTGGGAGTTCCTCTGCTGGACCACGAACAGATCCAGCAGATATGGAAGGAACAGCGCAAGCACGTCCAGTGTATCCAAGACCCAGAGGACTTTCCGCTGTACATGAAGACAGGGACACTGAAGAAAGGCGGCGTGGAGCTGTGCTGCTACAGGTGTGCTCGTGGCTCTACCTCCTTGGAGTCATTACACTTCCACCTGAACCGTTTTATTCCAG gaACCAGTGCCAGCGATGCGCATTTTCAGGCTTATCTCCTTGAGGGCTTGATGCGTTGGAATGATGACCGAATGGAAGACGCCATAAAACGGGCGTCCTCCATTCGGACATATGGCAGTGCCATGAGCGAGGCTGTGGACTGGCTTAGCCGAACAGTCTTTGCGAAGCCCTGGGATGAGCGCTATCGCCCTCCTGGAGCATATACAG gtGAATTGCTAGAAATCGAGTACCTTTACAGCCAGACTGGCAAAACACTGACTCCAGTGCTCCAGAACCCAGAGGAGGAAGACCGGCTGGTGGAGGAGGTTGATGATCATGACCTGCTAGATGAGGGGTTTGAGGAAGAGAGCATGGAGGACATCACAGTTCCAGTGCTGTATGAGGATGACCCCTGCCTCAGAAACAGCCCCTCATCTTTGCCTCTGCCTCAGTCCCCAGCATCACTGGCTGAGCCGTCCACATCATCTGGAGGAGAGGGACAGCATCTCGCCCCTGCCTCTTCAGTGCTGTCACAGCCATCTGACATTGGAAGCAGTGTCTCCAGCGAGGCTCAGGTACGACACTCTATATTCAGACAACTTTTCACctctttttctcacactgacttaaagTCTAAGGAAGCGGTTCTGAATTCCAGTCCTCACTCCCCAAAGGTCTGCatgttttgcatgtctctctttgttagcacacctgattcagataatcagctcattagaagtgagctccactgcgactga
- the LOC113120172 gene encoding uncharacterized protein LOC113120172, with the protein MAVVLDQEHKTSYHEMNTTGGVSGNDIKSHKGMSNAEWLARLESFAQTGVWPSTQGNRPSPRQKRWHEIYQKVEKCPLQMRGQTTLLKEAQTCICGFHKVHPPVTVEASQSTPAQSTPSVSDVLCPAKRPKLTLSMSRFGGSHVAAAKPNLSTQRKTSQMLEHSSSATVSCPPSDPHPPPSPKPHQPVIQSSSSFFLPPPQSSQRIKKTATPSTVSENTVVRSPVRSHSKYIHVFII; encoded by the exons ATGGCGGTGGTTCTGGACCAGGAACACAAAACTAGCTATCATGAAATGAACACAACGGGAGG TGTTTCAGGCAATGACATCAAGTCTCACAAAGGCATGAGTAATGCTGAATGGCTTGCGCGTCTGGAGAGTTTTGCCCAAACAGGAGTTTGGCCATCTACGCAGGGGAATAGACCTTCTCCCCGACAAAAAAGATGGCATGAGATATATCAGAAG GTAGAAAAGTGCCCTCTGCAAATGAGGGGACAGACCACTCTTCTGAAGGAAGCACAGACATGTATTTGTGGATTTCACAAG GTTCATCCACCAGTCACAGTGGAAGCATCACAGAGCACCCCGGCCCAAAGCACACCCTCTGTCAGTGATGTGTTGTGTCCTGCAAAGAGACCTAAACTGACATTGTCAATG TCAAGGTTTGGAGGCTCACATGTGGCAGCAGCAAAACCTAATTTGAGCACCCAGAGGAAAACCTCTCAG ATGTTAGAGCACTCCAGTTCAGCTACAGTTTCATGTCCACCCTCtgatcctcatcctcctccatcCCCCAAACCTCATCAGCCCGTCATCCAGTCCTCCTCTTCCTTCTTCCTTCCTCCACCTCAGAGTTCACAACGCATCAAAAAAACAGCAACGCCATCAACTGTTTCTGAGAATACTGTTGTGAGGAGCCCAGTAAGatctcattcaaaatatatacatgtctTCATCATTTAA
- the LOC113119126 gene encoding uncharacterized protein LOC113119126, which produces MGNGPVRIIGQLRENHSEEWLKRALRYTSECVAFFDNRGLHSLHFQEPPPLASVPSYKWLLTVYSQDILNRLDHIKASITSTYGSILKMDSTKKITKKLSGPAKGTAQWLTSVGNEIGQVLMSVLTANEGAGLDLMAAGLMERYRSAGVDPPTIIYVDYDCCKKVGKTKLKRRFSGWPDVIVRLDIRHFIRRLAVGCTTDAHQLYPTFFARLSSCIFEWDAGDLTLLRRAKREQLIQQGWSTLTEAELDHHLTKAELLQHCRRRTRGEETTFRLLDMLIIEPMGGKGKDALGVPLLDSVRMQHIWNVQRRHVTCIQDPPNVPLYTETGTTNKGGVVLKTYRCARGSTSLESFYCHLSRFIPGNSANSLNFQIYLLEGLLRWNQDRAEAAVADGGSTLRSYTGELVSSVNKNYNKLYGRKLVPSFTPPAVYTGELIGVQHLLRQNSQPLEDMCPTSARTSQLLEEIDVEEQVEKGEGFIDFFGEEATVANLVASDDLVLSGPPVLPAAPVPSVQAPTAAPLPSVQTPPLPSVQTPPLTSVQAPPLLSVQAPPLHSVQTPPLPSVQAPPLPSVQDPLDTPVPSAMAVDEHCIPGMAFQMDALAECLVELRTQTSLTLTNQQVATIVGLWQNLDKFDKDRVVYAARHQDRLLTGHFRSPKKKAVFTPGVDSTKRCVLGSSGSPAQWPNCCRLVEMIFIRLCNIHRSTKKQLTESLSRWDLILRDYRRIRQLILSNGTVMSDTTLQLVEVNQRTLTTWHNIRLKGQEVYLLLQGLDLPEARPVALDALPPARVQPVVPPQYSHQLHTYQMPPDTAGQAKTKFRKIAPSATCTSATATSIWPSAVHPQRSATSSQLRTICPRPTAPHPLVPDTPTAPVVS; this is translated from the exons ATGGGGAATGGCCCAGTGAGGATCATCGGCCAGCTGAGAGAGAACCACAGTGAGGAGTGGTTGAAACGTGCGCTTCGGTACACATCAGAGTGTGTGGCCTTTTTTGATAATCGTGGCCTGCATTCGCTGCACTTCCAGGAGCCACCACCACTTGCTTCAGTACCCAGCTACAAATGGCTCCTCACTGTATACAGTCAGGACATTCTCAACAGGCTCGATCACATAAAGGCCAGCATAACATCCACGTATGGATCAATCTTAAAAATGGATTCAACTAAGAAG ATCACCAAGAAGTTGAGTGGGCCTGCGAAAGGCACAGCACAGTGGCTTACCTCAGTGGGCAATGAGATAGGTCAGGTGCTGATGAGTGTCCTGACTGCGAATGAAGGGGCTGGGTTAGACCTCATGGCTGCAGGGCTCATGGAGCGATACCGGAGTGCTGGTGTTGATCCTCCCACTATCATTTATGTGGACTATGATTGTTGCAAGAAAGTGGGAAAGACTAAATTGAAGAGGCGGTTCAGCGGCTGGCCAGATGTCATCGTCCGCCTAGACATTCGGCATTTTATACGACGTCTGGCAGTAGGGTGCACCACTGACGCCCACCAGTTGTACCCTACTTTTTTTGCAAGGCTGTCATCCTGTATTTTTGAGTGGGATGCAGGGGATCTCACTCTGCTGAGACGGGCCAAAAGGGAGCAACTCATCCAACAGGGCTGGTCTACACTGACGGAGGCAGAATTGGACCATCATTTAACTAAAGCTGAGCTGCTCCAGCACTGCAGGAGGAGAACACGGGGAGAAGAAACCACTTTCCGCCTCCTTGATATGCTCATCATAGAGCCCATGGGTGGCAAGGGGAAAGATGCTCTTGGTGTTCCTCTACTTGACAGTGTCAGAATGCAGCACATCTGGAATGTCCAGAGGCGGCACGTCACCTGTATCCAAGACCCTCCTAATGTGCCGCTCTATACTGAAACTGGAACTACAAACAAGGGTGGGGTGGTTCTAAAAACCTATCGTTGTGCCAGAGGCTCCACATCCCTGGAATCCTTTTACTGCCACCTAAGCAGATTTATTCCAG GGAACAGCGCAAACAGCCTGAACTTCCAGATTTATCTCCTGGAAGGTTTATTACGCTGGAATCAGGACCGGGCTGAAGCTGCTGTTGCAGATGGAGGTTCAACTCTGCGCTCTTACACAGGGGAGCTGGTTTCCTCTGTCAATAAGAACTACAATAAGTTGTATGGCAGGAAATTGGTCCCTAGCTTTACTCCACCTGCAGTGTACACag GGGAGCTCATTGGAGTACAGCACTTGTTGAGGCAGAATAGTCAGCCCCTGGAGGACATGTGCCCTACCTCTGCTAGGACCTCTCAATTGCTGGAGGAGATAGATGTGGAGGAGCAAGTGGAAAAGGGTGAAGGTTTCATTGATTTCTTTGGAGAGGAAGCCACAGTGGCAAATCTTGTGGCATCAGATGACTTAGTCCTTTCAGGTCCACCAGTTCTACcagctgcaccagtgcccagtgtccaggctcctacagctgcaccactgcccagtgtccaaactccaccactgcccagtgtccagactccaccacttaccagtgtccaggctccaccactgctcagtgtccaggctccaccactgcacagtgtccagactccaccactgcccagtgtccaggctccaccactgcccagtgtccaggatCCTTTAGATACACCAGTGCCCTCAGCAATG GCTGTTGACGAGCACTGCATTCCTGGAATGGCATTCCAGATGGATGCGTTGGCAGAGTGTCTGGTGGAGCTGCGCACACAGACAAGCCTCACACTTACCAACCAACAAGTTGCGACCATTGTGGGTTTGTGGCAGAACCTGGACAAATTTGATAAAGACAGGGTGGTGTATGCTGCTCGTCATCAAGACAGGCTACTTACAGGACATTTTAGGTCCCCAAAAAAGAAAGCTGTCTTCACTCCTGGTGTCGACAGCACAAAAAGGTGTGTTTTGGGTTCTAGCGGCTCTCCAGCACAGTGGCCTAATTGCTGTCGCCTTGTTGAAATGATTTTCATAAGGTTATGTAACATCCACCGAAGCACCAAGAAACAGCTGACAGAATCTCTGTCTAGATGGGATCTCATTCTTCGTGATTACAGAAGAATTCGGCAGCTAATCCTGAGCAATGGAACGGTGATGAGTGACACAACCCTTCAGCTAGTTGAGGTAAATCAGAGGACCCTTACGACATGGCACAATATCCGTTTAAAGGGTCAGGAGGTCTACTTGCTGTTGCAAGGGCTGGACCTTCCAGAGGCACGTCCAGTGGCTTTGGATGCTTTGCCTCCAGCACGAGTACAGCCTGTTGTGCCTCCACAATATAGCCACCAGTTGCATACCTACCAGATGCCACCAGACACAGCTGGACAGGCAAAGACAAAGTTTAGAAAGATTGCGCCCTCAGCTACCTGTACATCTGCCACAGCAACTTCAATCTGGCCATCAGCCGTACACCCTCAGCGTTCAGCCACGTCCAGCCAGCTAAGGACAATTTGTCCCAGGCCGACAGCACCACACCCATTGGTTCCTGACACACCCACTGCCCCTGTTGTTTCTTAG